In Streptomyces sp. NBC_00878, a single window of DNA contains:
- a CDS encoding glycerate kinase, translating into MRVLVAPNAFRGGPGARWVGEGLASGLVRTGLVDSVVTIPLSDGGDGALDIAAELLGGTRVRTTAEDPLGAPVSADYLLTDDGTAFVETARASGLRLVAGRPRQPLVANTKGTGQLIAHAVGQGATRVVVTAGGTASVDFGAGALAALGVRFLDSAGRLLTPTPRDLVHVRRVDTGPAVELLRDVCVEVLSDVSTPLRHNIERFGAQKGITPPDAVVLHDMLDALLAALGRQDDTLLAEPFLGAGGGLAAGLRAAFDAPVSHGGEFFASLAGLAGQIERADLVLTAEGRFDRGSWDGKVPGLVATMARQQGKPVVIIVGELAVPAGDLPSGVHCVELGLEPPTPANAETAERRHAFERAALSALAHGAMPHAS; encoded by the coding sequence ATGCGAGTTCTGGTCGCGCCCAACGCGTTCCGCGGTGGGCCGGGTGCACGGTGGGTGGGTGAAGGGCTGGCGAGCGGCCTGGTGCGGACCGGATTGGTGGACAGCGTGGTGACGATCCCGCTGTCGGACGGCGGTGACGGCGCACTGGACATCGCTGCCGAACTGCTGGGCGGTACTCGCGTCCGGACGACGGCCGAGGATCCCCTCGGCGCGCCGGTGTCGGCGGACTACCTCCTGACGGACGACGGAACCGCGTTCGTCGAGACAGCTCGAGCGAGCGGACTGCGGCTGGTCGCCGGCCGTCCCCGGCAACCCCTCGTGGCGAACACCAAGGGGACCGGACAGCTGATCGCGCATGCAGTCGGGCAGGGAGCGACTCGCGTGGTCGTCACGGCGGGCGGAACCGCCTCGGTCGACTTCGGTGCAGGTGCCCTTGCCGCACTGGGAGTTCGCTTTCTCGACTCCGCCGGCCGGTTGCTCACGCCTACGCCGCGTGACCTCGTGCATGTGCGACGCGTCGACACCGGTCCCGCCGTGGAACTGCTTCGCGACGTGTGCGTCGAAGTGCTGAGCGACGTGTCCACTCCGCTGCGGCACAACATCGAGCGGTTCGGTGCCCAGAAGGGGATCACCCCGCCGGACGCGGTGGTCCTGCACGACATGCTGGACGCGCTGCTGGCCGCGCTCGGCCGACAGGATGACACGTTGCTGGCCGAGCCGTTCCTCGGTGCAGGCGGCGGCCTGGCCGCCGGTCTGCGCGCCGCGTTCGACGCGCCGGTCAGCCACGGAGGCGAGTTCTTCGCCTCGCTCGCCGGGCTCGCCGGTCAGATCGAGCGCGCGGACTTGGTGCTCACGGCCGAGGGACGGTTCGACCGCGGGTCGTGGGACGGCAAGGTCCCGGGACTGGTCGCCACCATGGCCAGGCAGCAGGGCAAGCCTGTCGTGATCATCGTCGGCGAGCTGGCGGTGCCCGCCGGCGACCTGCCCTCGGGTGTCCACTGCGTGGAGCTGGGGCTCGAACCGCCGACACCGGCCAACGCGGAGACCGCCGAGCGCCGGCACGCGTTCGAGCGCGCGGCGCTGTCGGCCCTCGCCCATGGAGCGATGCCTCATGCGAGTTGA
- a CDS encoding peptidoglycan bridge formation glycyltransferase FemA/FemB family protein — protein sequence MSAVEHLVFVRAQRSVSFLQTPAWARVKTDWRSESLGWFDGRRLVDAGLVLHRPVPRLDRFTLAYLPEGPVIDWSGDIGAWLDPLAAYLKDHGAFAIRLGPPVVTDTWSAAQVKEGIAGPDIRRLTDLPGQWCDPVGARVSSRLKDAGWLPQNPLDGFGVGHPQFKYEVPLAGRTEDELLRGMNQQWRRNIKKAAKEGVEVMVGDGGPQDLKAFHDLYVHTAKRDHFTPRPLRYFETMFAALSAEDPERITLYLAHHQGDLVAATILVRVGAHAVYAYGASATAKRELRGSNACQWAMIRDAPAAGCDVYDLRGITPTLDGEDPHVGLVQFKVGTGGQAVPYVGEWDLPLRPVVYRVFDLYMKRRGR from the coding sequence ATCAGCGCCGTCGAGCATCTGGTGTTCGTGCGGGCCCAGCGGTCGGTCAGCTTTCTGCAGACCCCGGCGTGGGCCCGCGTCAAGACCGATTGGCGCAGTGAGTCCCTCGGCTGGTTCGACGGCCGGCGCCTGGTCGATGCCGGGCTCGTCCTGCACCGACCGGTGCCGCGGCTCGACCGTTTCACGCTGGCGTATCTGCCCGAGGGCCCGGTCATCGACTGGAGCGGTGACATCGGTGCGTGGCTCGATCCGCTGGCGGCGTATCTCAAGGATCACGGGGCGTTCGCGATCCGGCTCGGCCCGCCGGTGGTCACGGACACCTGGAGCGCCGCCCAGGTCAAGGAGGGTATCGCCGGCCCGGACATCCGGCGGCTGACCGACCTGCCGGGACAGTGGTGTGACCCGGTCGGCGCCCGCGTGAGCAGCAGGCTGAAGGACGCGGGCTGGCTGCCGCAGAACCCGTTGGACGGGTTCGGGGTCGGGCATCCGCAGTTCAAGTACGAGGTCCCGCTGGCAGGCAGGACCGAGGACGAGTTGCTCAGGGGCATGAACCAGCAGTGGCGCCGCAACATCAAGAAGGCGGCCAAGGAGGGCGTCGAGGTCATGGTCGGCGACGGGGGTCCGCAAGACCTGAAGGCGTTTCACGACCTCTACGTGCACACCGCCAAGCGTGACCACTTCACACCCCGGCCGCTGCGCTACTTCGAGACCATGTTCGCGGCGCTGAGCGCCGAGGACCCCGAGCGGATCACGCTCTACCTGGCCCACCATCAGGGCGACTTGGTCGCCGCCACCATCCTGGTCCGCGTAGGCGCCCACGCGGTGTACGCCTACGGTGCCTCCGCCACCGCGAAGCGCGAGTTGCGCGGCTCCAACGCCTGCCAGTGGGCGATGATCCGCGACGCGCCCGCCGCCGGCTGCGATGTCTACGACCTGCGCGGTATCACGCCGACGCTGGACGGGGAGGACCCGCACGTCGGCCTCGTCCAGTTCAAAGTCGGCACCGGCGGCCAGGCGGTGCCGTACGTCGGTGAGTGGGACCTGCCGCTGCGGCCGGTGGTCTACCGGGTCTTCGACCTCTATATGAAACGGCGCGGACGCTGA
- a CDS encoding isocitrate lyase/phosphoenolpyruvate mutase family protein translates to MNSTTKLRELIASRQIARLAGAHDPLSASLVEISGFDGVWASSFTISAANGLPDMSLLSMADFLEAAGRMAAVCSVPILADCDTGFGGAPNVAYLVQRYEAAGVAGVCIEDKVFPKTNSFVDRRQELLAVDEFARKIEAGKNAQRDPDFVLVARTEALIAGHDVQEALHRAHAYVDAGADVILVHSKKDSPREVIEFLDAWQARAPVVVVPTTYHDWHFTDAESSGVSLVIYANHALRAAVRSMYRVLTSIESSGTSTAVEDLISPVSEVFELTHLDKWLHLEKR, encoded by the coding sequence ATGAACAGTACTACGAAGCTTCGCGAACTGATCGCGAGCCGGCAGATCGCCAGGTTGGCGGGAGCTCATGATCCGCTGAGCGCGAGCCTGGTGGAGATCAGCGGCTTCGACGGGGTGTGGGCCTCCAGCTTCACGATCTCGGCGGCCAACGGCCTGCCCGACATGAGCCTGCTGTCGATGGCAGACTTCCTGGAGGCGGCCGGGCGGATGGCGGCGGTCTGCTCGGTACCGATTCTCGCCGACTGTGACACCGGTTTCGGTGGCGCCCCCAACGTCGCGTATCTGGTCCAGCGCTACGAAGCGGCCGGCGTCGCGGGGGTCTGCATCGAGGACAAGGTCTTCCCCAAGACCAACAGCTTCGTCGATCGACGGCAGGAACTCCTCGCCGTCGACGAGTTCGCCCGGAAGATCGAAGCGGGCAAGAACGCGCAACGCGACCCGGACTTCGTGCTCGTCGCACGCACGGAGGCACTGATCGCCGGACACGACGTGCAGGAGGCGCTGCACCGCGCCCATGCCTATGTCGATGCCGGTGCCGACGTGATCTTGGTGCACTCGAAGAAGGACTCCCCCCGCGAGGTGATCGAGTTCCTCGATGCCTGGCAGGCGAGAGCACCGGTGGTCGTGGTGCCCACCACCTACCACGACTGGCACTTCACGGACGCGGAGAGCTCCGGAGTGTCCTTGGTCATCTACGCCAACCACGCCCTGCGGGCCGCGGTCAGGTCGATGTACCGGGTGCTGACCAGCATCGAGTCGTCCGGCACGTCCACCGCGGTCGAGGACCTGATCTCCCCGGTCTCCGAGGTGTTCGAGCTGACCCACCTCGACAAATGGCTGCACCTGGAGAAACGGTGA
- a CDS encoding pyridoxal phosphate-dependent aminotransferase, producing MNGALSALAPHSSKRISEYAQRHPGTIDLTVGLPSFGPPRSFGERLAVLSGSPGESARPEDRYAHSRGAIELRAAIAQVYRSEQGIDLDPDTQLLVTNGAAGALWIAVLTVTEPGDEVLLADPAYMIYPPMIELLGRRVVRVPTSAADGFALHVPDLRKHLTERSRVVLVNSPGNPTGRVTGGGELADLCTFASEHGLYVIHDEVLDRFAYGIEHRSVAALDHHGHGIAVNSLSKRFGVSGWRIGWMVGSPAVIAEAAKAHTFFMLAVSHAVQLAAAAALRDPEADGELSVHAAEIQRHGERFLADVAQLPGLGGTAFPDGGFYAFVDVGEFARLRGIHVEDSIGSAVAEYLLHECGVAVVPGSAFGRAGERFVRMSFAGGPGQLDRALERLAE from the coding sequence GTGAACGGTGCGTTGAGTGCACTTGCGCCACATTCGTCGAAGCGGATCTCGGAGTACGCTCAGCGTCATCCGGGAACGATCGACCTGACCGTCGGCCTTCCCTCGTTCGGCCCGCCGCGGTCCTTCGGCGAGCGATTGGCCGTGCTGTCGGGCAGTCCCGGCGAAAGTGCTCGGCCCGAGGACCGCTACGCGCACTCCCGGGGCGCGATCGAGCTTCGTGCGGCGATTGCCCAGGTATACCGGTCGGAACAGGGGATCGACCTCGATCCGGACACGCAGCTGCTGGTCACCAACGGGGCGGCGGGCGCGCTCTGGATCGCGGTCCTGACGGTGACCGAGCCCGGTGACGAGGTTCTCCTCGCCGATCCGGCCTACATGATCTACCCACCGATGATCGAGCTGCTTGGCCGGCGTGTCGTCCGCGTCCCGACCAGCGCGGCCGACGGTTTCGCCTTGCACGTGCCGGACCTGCGAAAACACCTCACGGAACGCTCACGGGTCGTCTTGGTGAACTCGCCCGGCAACCCGACCGGACGCGTGACCGGCGGGGGCGAGCTGGCGGATCTCTGCACCTTCGCGTCCGAACACGGGTTGTACGTGATCCATGACGAGGTGCTCGACCGGTTCGCCTACGGAATCGAGCATCGCTCGGTCGCCGCACTGGACCACCACGGCCACGGCATCGCGGTCAACAGCCTCTCCAAGCGATTCGGCGTGTCGGGATGGCGGATCGGATGGATGGTCGGCAGCCCGGCGGTCATCGCCGAGGCGGCCAAGGCACACACGTTCTTCATGCTCGCGGTGAGTCATGCGGTCCAGCTGGCGGCCGCGGCAGCGTTGCGCGACCCGGAAGCGGACGGTGAACTGTCCGTTCACGCCGCGGAGATACAGCGCCACGGCGAGCGGTTCCTGGCCGATGTCGCCCAGCTCCCCGGCCTGGGTGGGACGGCGTTTCCCGACGGTGGGTTCTACGCCTTCGTCGACGTAGGTGAGTTCGCTCGGCTACGCGGTATTCACGTGGAGGATTCGATCGGCTCCGCGGTGGCCGAGTACCTGCTGCACGAGTGTGGTGTGGCGGTAGTGCCCGGCTC
- a CDS encoding CDP-alcohol phosphatidyltransferase family protein: MGSEVEDAKAAVDGVYCQVVQRRLSGLVSPVLARRFGPNTVTTFDLLAGIAAAACILTGQLLAGGLLVQVFGVLSCCDGEVARIRGEPSAIGDFYDTMTDRIVETVLIIAFAVRLSSSVGTGALRAGLLALAGALLLAVSSEKFHSAFGRRYPKKHAEKPFIWISAGSDARLLVLTIALVLWAGWGPAPALAVLWVETGAIGLNLLVRGYRVTSMARGDQL; encoded by the coding sequence GTGGGCAGTGAAGTCGAAGATGCGAAGGCCGCCGTGGACGGCGTCTACTGCCAAGTCGTGCAACGGCGCCTGTCCGGCCTCGTCTCACCGGTGCTCGCGCGCCGGTTCGGGCCGAACACGGTCACCACGTTCGACCTCCTCGCGGGCATTGCGGCCGCTGCCTGCATTCTGACCGGCCAGCTGCTGGCCGGTGGGTTGCTGGTGCAGGTCTTCGGCGTGCTGTCCTGCTGCGACGGAGAGGTCGCCCGGATCCGGGGAGAGCCGTCGGCGATCGGCGACTTCTACGACACGATGACCGACCGGATCGTCGAAACGGTCTTGATCATCGCCTTTGCCGTCAGGCTGTCCTCGTCGGTCGGCACGGGGGCACTCCGGGCCGGCCTCCTGGCCCTGGCCGGTGCCCTGCTGCTCGCGGTGAGCTCCGAAAAGTTCCACTCCGCGTTCGGCAGGCGATATCCGAAGAAGCATGCGGAGAAGCCCTTCATCTGGATCAGCGCCGGCAGCGACGCCCGGCTGCTGGTGCTGACGATCGCCCTTGTCCTGTGGGCGGGTTGGGGCCCGGCTCCCGCGTTGGCGGTTCTCTGGGTCGAGACGGGCGCGATCGGCCTGAATCTGCTGGTCCGCGGTTACCGGGTCACGTCGATGGCGAGAGGAGACCAGTTGTGA
- a CDS encoding alanine--glyoxylate aminotransferase family protein → MNLRISGPTPLPPKVRTALSSDMISHRSAGFRDLVAEVLGALAPVFGGPATILPFTCSGTGGLEAAVVNTVSPGQRVVVVSTGYFGRRMAEIARMAGLAVELVEVPWGQAVDPRDLEIVLRRFRAVAAVLITHNETSTGVLNPMPELGRVVRECSDALLIVDVVSSLGATPVLMRDWGIDVAVGVSQKALMAPPGLALIGVSTRALDAAAANPARRYYFDFSAMARAVEENTTSYTPAIPVFHALQASLRMISDEGWDRVLARHQQLAGQCRSGLVGLGLPLAADESHASPSVTSFFVPAEVRASDLRERMATEHRVHIASGRGTWKDSALRIGHMGYVGDSDVTHVLAALGAVLGEGGLRRGQ, encoded by the coding sequence GTGAACCTCCGGATTTCCGGACCGACACCCTTGCCGCCGAAGGTCCGCACGGCCCTGTCCAGCGACATGATCAGCCACAGATCGGCGGGGTTCCGGGACCTCGTCGCGGAAGTTCTCGGTGCTCTGGCCCCCGTTTTCGGGGGTCCGGCGACCATTCTGCCCTTCACCTGCTCGGGTACCGGTGGACTCGAGGCGGCCGTCGTCAACACGGTGAGTCCGGGGCAGCGAGTCGTCGTGGTGTCGACCGGGTACTTCGGACGCCGCATGGCCGAGATCGCCCGGATGGCCGGCCTGGCTGTCGAGCTGGTCGAGGTGCCATGGGGCCAGGCGGTCGATCCCCGGGATCTGGAGATCGTGCTCCGGCGGTTCCGTGCCGTGGCTGCGGTCCTGATCACGCACAACGAGACGTCCACCGGTGTGCTGAACCCGATGCCCGAGTTGGGTCGCGTGGTACGTGAGTGCAGTGACGCACTGCTGATCGTCGACGTCGTCAGCAGCCTCGGGGCGACACCGGTGCTCATGCGGGACTGGGGGATCGATGTCGCGGTCGGCGTGAGCCAGAAGGCCCTGATGGCGCCGCCTGGACTGGCGCTGATCGGCGTGAGCACGCGAGCCCTCGACGCGGCTGCGGCGAACCCGGCTCGGCGGTACTACTTCGACTTCAGCGCGATGGCGCGGGCCGTCGAAGAGAACACGACCAGCTATACACCCGCCATCCCGGTCTTCCACGCGCTCCAGGCGTCGTTGCGGATGATCTCGGACGAAGGCTGGGACCGGGTTCTCGCCCGGCACCAACAGCTTGCCGGGCAGTGCCGCAGCGGGCTCGTCGGCCTGGGGCTGCCGCTCGCGGCCGATGAGTCGCACGCCTCTCCGTCCGTGACGTCCTTCTTCGTGCCGGCCGAGGTGCGGGCGAGCGACCTCCGGGAGCGGATGGCGACGGAACACCGGGTGCACATTGCGTCCGGGCGAGGGACATGGAAGGACAGTGCGCTGCGCATCGGCCACATGGGATACGTCGGCGACAGTGACGTCACGCATGTGCTGGCCGCGCTCGGCGCCGTGCTCGGCGAGGGGGGACTGCGGCGTGGGCAGTGA
- a CDS encoding phosphonoacetaldehyde reductase — translation MSELDEQRRVEVMAGAGIAAKLPEVLRRMRAQRVLVVATRNTVLRTGAAGWLVGHDHDYFHDIVPNPQAADVVRGAGAVARYRPDVVLGIGGGSTLDTAKAVRLLPPVSAEAERVLRGVAPVRATRPPRLVVIPTTAGPGSEVTTFATIYLGRRKQSLDHPAVRADVALIDPVLTRTCPPTLTAHCALDATAHAIESWWSPRAGSSSRALARGALSHLIPILRTGFRDTTARQRELLSNAAVMAGHAIDLTRTTAAHAFAYPTTAQFGVAHGLACALHLVWLLPFTLGELDREPSDSRMAKEETDQMLTLLGARTAADSGAALARLLSLAGCPTRLGEVGVRASDLEPMFDEALSNNRAQNHPIALRKDPVLGLLRSRL, via the coding sequence GTGAGTGAACTGGACGAGCAGCGCCGGGTTGAGGTGATGGCGGGCGCCGGAATCGCCGCGAAGTTGCCGGAGGTGCTCCGAAGGATGAGAGCCCAGCGGGTTCTCGTGGTCGCGACGCGGAACACGGTGCTCCGGACCGGCGCGGCAGGGTGGCTGGTGGGGCACGACCACGACTACTTCCACGACATCGTGCCGAATCCCCAGGCCGCGGACGTCGTCCGAGGCGCGGGTGCCGTGGCGCGGTACCGGCCGGATGTCGTGCTCGGCATCGGTGGCGGTTCCACTTTGGACACGGCGAAGGCTGTCCGGTTGCTGCCGCCGGTCAGCGCGGAAGCCGAGCGAGTCCTCCGCGGCGTGGCTCCCGTGCGGGCAACGAGACCACCGAGGCTCGTGGTGATCCCCACCACGGCCGGTCCGGGCAGCGAGGTCACGACGTTCGCCACGATCTACCTCGGCAGGCGAAAGCAATCACTGGACCATCCGGCCGTGCGGGCGGATGTGGCGCTGATCGACCCCGTGCTCACGCGGACGTGCCCGCCGACGCTGACCGCGCACTGCGCGCTCGATGCCACCGCGCACGCCATCGAGTCGTGGTGGTCGCCACGCGCCGGCTCGTCGTCGCGGGCGCTCGCGCGAGGGGCACTGTCGCACTTGATTCCCATCCTGCGAACGGGCTTTCGTGACACCACTGCGCGACAGCGGGAGCTGCTCAGCAACGCCGCGGTCATGGCCGGTCACGCGATCGATCTGACCCGCACGACAGCGGCACACGCCTTCGCATACCCCACGACCGCGCAGTTCGGGGTGGCGCACGGACTCGCGTGCGCATTGCATCTGGTCTGGCTGCTGCCTTTCACGCTCGGTGAACTCGACCGCGAGCCGTCAGATTCCCGCATGGCCAAGGAGGAGACCGACCAGATGCTGACGCTTCTCGGTGCCCGGACAGCTGCCGATTCCGGAGCCGCCCTCGCGCGGCTGCTGTCCCTGGCCGGCTGCCCGACCCGGCTCGGCGAGGTCGGGGTTCGCGCCTCGGACCTGGAGCCGATGTTCGATGAAGCGCTGAGCAACAACCGCGCGCAGAACCATCCGATCGCGCTCCGCAAGGACCCGGTTCTCGGGTTGCTGCGGTCCAGGTTGTGA
- a CDS encoding Ldh family oxidoreductase yields MRVDHRSLHDFTCRCLLAVGVLKEDAALVADVLTAADLRGVDSHGVARLCRYVDGVRDGKILPDARTTVLAETAATVALDAGNGLGQPASCEAVDMAIAKSVETGIGMATVRRSNHFGIAGYYALRAARQGLFAIVGTNASPQVAPTNGATPMFGTNPLAVAFPTDADQPFVFDAATSVVPRGKLERLHREGRDMRSGWAVDPSGESTTDIPRVVEGLKAREGYALLPLGGSGESHGGHKGYGLATVVELFCGPLAGARWGRHVYGAEGAGLGHFFLCGQVAALTTLADFQAEANRMFDELRASPKARGHDRILVAGEREHEIERHRLAAGIPLRPAVVTDLVRVAEECGVAPLGTPVEDTGVGD; encoded by the coding sequence ATGCGAGTTGACCACCGATCACTGCACGACTTCACGTGCCGGTGCCTGCTGGCCGTCGGCGTGCTCAAGGAGGACGCGGCGCTGGTCGCCGACGTTTTGACGGCAGCGGACCTGCGCGGTGTCGACAGTCACGGCGTGGCCAGACTGTGCAGGTACGTCGACGGAGTGCGGGACGGCAAGATCCTGCCCGATGCCAGGACCACCGTCCTGGCCGAGACGGCGGCGACCGTGGCCCTCGACGCCGGCAATGGCCTGGGCCAGCCGGCCTCGTGCGAGGCGGTCGACATGGCCATCGCGAAAAGCGTCGAGACGGGCATCGGCATGGCGACCGTACGCCGGTCGAACCACTTCGGCATCGCCGGCTACTACGCCCTGCGCGCCGCCCGGCAGGGCCTGTTCGCCATCGTCGGTACCAACGCGTCACCGCAGGTGGCGCCGACCAACGGTGCCACGCCCATGTTCGGGACGAATCCGCTCGCGGTCGCCTTCCCGACCGACGCCGACCAGCCCTTCGTGTTCGACGCCGCGACCAGCGTCGTCCCGCGAGGGAAGCTGGAACGCCTGCATCGAGAAGGGCGGGACATGCGATCCGGGTGGGCGGTCGACCCGAGCGGCGAGTCGACCACGGACATCCCGAGGGTCGTGGAGGGCCTGAAAGCCCGCGAGGGTTACGCCCTTCTTCCGCTGGGGGGCTCGGGGGAGTCGCACGGTGGGCACAAGGGATACGGCCTCGCGACCGTGGTGGAGCTGTTCTGCGGACCACTTGCGGGTGCTCGCTGGGGACGCCACGTGTACGGAGCCGAAGGAGCCGGCCTCGGTCACTTCTTCCTCTGCGGTCAAGTGGCCGCACTGACCACGCTCGCGGACTTCCAGGCCGAGGCCAACAGGATGTTCGACGAACTGCGGGCCTCGCCCAAGGCGCGCGGGCACGACCGCATCCTGGTCGCCGGCGAGCGCGAGCACGAAATCGAGCGGCACCGGCTGGCGGCTGGCATTCCGCTGAGGCCCGCTGTCGTGACGGATCTGGTGCGCGTAGCGGAGGAGTGTGGTGTGGCACCGCTTGGCACGCCTGTCGAGGACACCGGAGTGGGGGATTGA
- a CDS encoding TauD/TfdA family dioxygenase: MDFDRQRHRWSEGFLAAVRQGEFDGSAAQSERERVRMLVRDHVDAGAGFLVMTGLEVTEQDICEQVLLWASEALGTVMDQDKAGTRIRSVRNRGTVVGEGRSARYADSRHGGHLHTDGAERPFPLPDYFTLLCVRPAKAGGMLRLVPVDRLRALLADRPDALAVLEQDFHFDRRGDQASGESATVRKPVLFRTADDRHAVTYLRQYIEIGHGQPGADPLTPTQRGALDAFDAVLEDPASAVEGRMAAGELAVFNNLRILHGRTTFDDHPDPGRARLLYRTWIRRTPAVHHTAGR, from the coding sequence GTGGATTTTGATCGGCAACGACACAGGTGGTCGGAAGGCTTCCTCGCCGCCGTCCGGCAGGGAGAGTTCGACGGCAGTGCGGCCCAGTCCGAGCGTGAAAGAGTGCGGATGCTCGTGCGGGACCACGTTGACGCGGGCGCCGGGTTTCTGGTCATGACGGGCCTCGAGGTGACCGAACAGGACATCTGCGAGCAGGTGCTGCTGTGGGCCTCCGAGGCGTTGGGCACCGTGATGGACCAGGATAAAGCGGGCACGCGGATCAGATCCGTGCGCAACCGCGGCACTGTGGTCGGCGAGGGCAGATCGGCTCGCTACGCGGACTCGCGGCACGGAGGTCACCTCCACACCGACGGCGCGGAGCGGCCCTTCCCGCTGCCGGACTACTTCACCCTCCTGTGCGTGCGGCCGGCGAAGGCCGGCGGCATGTTGAGGCTCGTTCCGGTGGACCGCCTCCGGGCTCTCCTTGCCGACAGGCCCGACGCGCTTGCGGTGCTGGAACAGGACTTCCACTTCGACCGACGGGGTGACCAGGCGTCGGGGGAGTCGGCCACGGTGCGCAAACCCGTGCTGTTCAGGACTGCTGACGACAGGCACGCCGTGACCTATCTGCGGCAGTACATCGAGATCGGGCACGGTCAGCCCGGCGCCGACCCGCTGACGCCCACACAACGCGGTGCGCTGGACGCGTTCGACGCGGTGCTCGAGGACCCGGCCAGCGCGGTCGAGGGCCGCATGGCCGCCGGCGAGCTCGCGGTCTTCAACAACCTGCGGATTCTGCACGGCAGGACCACGTTCGACGACCACCCCGACCCCGGCCGAGCGCGGTTGCTCTACCGGACGTGGATTCGGCGAACGCCAGCAGTCCACCACACCGCCGGGCGGTGA
- the aepY gene encoding phosphonopyruvate decarboxylase, with protein MAAPGETVIGAEKFAAALLAQDYRFFSGVPCSRLAGLVSVLSGHEGRYVPAANEGAALAVAAGARMAGTRSAVLIQNSGLGNLVNPLTSLALAYEIPVLIVVSLRGWPVGTDEPQHSVMGRTTESTAGLYGVPSMLLEPSPASLEEALACAREAEATGKPYFLLVPKGTVETAEPVPISVGPDRTLSRAEAVRMVSARVADAAIYGTTGYTSRALFAAADRPGNFYMQGSMGHALALGLGTALRRPDRRVVVLDGDGAALMHLGTMSTVGHLAPANLLHVVLDNGTYGSTGSQPTTSAAVDWPELARATGYRAAWSCADGSELPTALDKALTEPGPCLVAVRIRAAETDVPPRASAHLPLAGIRARFEQELAAARGGRLE; from the coding sequence ATGGCTGCACCTGGAGAAACGGTGATCGGCGCGGAGAAGTTCGCCGCAGCGCTGCTGGCACAGGACTACCGGTTCTTCTCCGGTGTTCCCTGTTCCCGTCTGGCGGGCCTGGTCTCGGTCCTGTCCGGCCACGAAGGCCGTTACGTCCCGGCGGCCAACGAGGGTGCCGCCCTGGCTGTCGCCGCCGGCGCACGGATGGCCGGCACCCGCTCAGCCGTCCTGATCCAGAACTCGGGTCTCGGAAACCTGGTGAACCCGCTGACCTCCCTGGCGCTTGCCTACGAGATCCCGGTGCTCATCGTGGTGAGTCTCCGCGGCTGGCCGGTGGGGACCGACGAACCGCAGCACAGCGTCATGGGACGCACGACCGAGTCCACGGCCGGTCTCTACGGCGTGCCGAGCATGCTTCTCGAGCCGTCGCCCGCCTCGCTGGAGGAAGCGTTGGCGTGCGCGCGGGAGGCCGAGGCGACCGGCAAGCCGTACTTCCTGTTGGTGCCGAAGGGGACGGTCGAAACGGCCGAGCCGGTCCCGATCTCCGTCGGTCCGGACAGGACGCTGAGCCGTGCCGAGGCGGTCCGGATGGTGTCGGCGCGGGTTGCGGACGCCGCGATCTACGGCACGACCGGCTACACCTCGCGCGCGCTGTTCGCCGCCGCCGATCGGCCGGGCAACTTCTACATGCAAGGTTCGATGGGACACGCGCTGGCCCTGGGGCTCGGGACAGCACTGCGCCGGCCCGATCGACGCGTCGTCGTCCTCGACGGCGACGGAGCGGCGCTGATGCATCTGGGCACCATGTCGACCGTGGGCCATCTCGCTCCGGCGAACTTGCTGCATGTGGTGCTGGACAACGGGACCTACGGTTCCACCGGAAGCCAGCCGACCACCTCCGCCGCGGTCGACTGGCCGGAGCTGGCGCGCGCCACCGGCTATCGCGCTGCCTGGTCGTGCGCCGACGGCTCCGAGCTGCCAACCGCGCTGGACAAGGCCCTGACGGAACCGGGTCCGTGCCTGGTCGCCGTGCGCATCCGGGCGGCGGAGACCGATGTGCCGCCGCGGGCAAGTGCGCACCTGCCGCTCGCCGGGATCCGGGCCAGGTTCGAGCAAGAGCTGGCCGCCGCGCGCGGGGGGCGGCTGGAGTGA